The Xenopus tropicalis strain Nigerian chromosome 1, UCB_Xtro_10.0, whole genome shotgun sequence DNA segment tgtgccgccctaggcccaggcctttgtggcttcaccacaaatccgggcctgatcagACCTGCATGTTCAAAaaataactgaacagttatgtcccatgtggtctcccctaaagtcactgactaactaagaggttagagagctgaaagcaggaagtagagttctggctattatgttagacacctgtccactccagcctttatagattacatttttgcctaactaactatattgaaataattttttattttgcacagtctgtctgttttacccagttttatttttatactgagctgttcctttaaagcagcttCTTCCTCAGCTTGAAGAGCTAAGGGGAATTGTGCAACACAGAAATATTAAATAAGATTCTGTATTGCACATGTGTTCATCCAGTGTGAGTTTGGGCTGAGGTGGCACTGGGAAAAAATGCAGTGGGCCCCGTGGCCTCCGCAGACCCAAGCCAGCTCCCCTGCCATTAACTATGGGTGCCAGTGTTCCCCCTCCAAGGTGGGAGTGCAGTACACGGTGGGGGGTGGGGAATGCATACACAAAAGTGTAGCAGCCCctgactggggagggggggggcagctcAGGCttaaaaagcatatatatatatatacagtgcacaCGGAAATGGATGACCTTTAAAACTTTCCTAAGGAGATGCAGCCTTCATGCTGTGATTAAAATTTATATTGCACAACCCTCCATTGTTTCCTGCTGCCCACATCCGTGGGGGTAAGCACTGTGTGTTGCGGTTAAAGGATAACACAATTCAGCCAACATCGTGTTGCAATAGAAGATTCCAAGAATCTTAAGATTAAAGAGAAATCGTATAATCTGTATATGCCATCTTAAGGCAAACTGCTTCATTTTTATGAGCCTATTTCTTTGTACAGTAACTAAACATACATATAAAGGGGATGTGACCCCAAATATAAAATCTTGCAGAATATTGTATTTACACatattcagtgattttaaagttgtctCCTGTGATATATAGTGAGAATGAGCAGTGCAGGGAAGCACAGAAGGGACAGACACTGTCAGTAGCATTTCCATgcacaaataacttaaaaaccattgaaaatgtgtaACTTATTAATTTAAAGTAAAACTGCTTAGAATTTAATTTGCTTTCATGATGCCAAATGCTATTTTAGCTTTAGAATCCCTGTTAGGTGTAAAAGCAAAAACCTTATAAAACCATAAGGGGCAGTGCTCTGggaaattaactttttgtattgaaattgaaggtggccacacacgtggtgatttgcgaTCCTTCATGCGACaatcggttgcacgaaagatcgttcaatccgccactaaccttcagggctgaaaccgcagataaggaggtaaaaacaataggatttctacctccttctgccgattcagccccgacggcagattttgctcaggcgccttctatgtcgcccgatcaaaatcttttaacctgcccgatcggcgagtcgacctatatcagcagcctcctgcgatatcggtcgactcgccaacttgccataaacgcaccgaataacgtacgaaacgaggttttgtacgatattatcggtgcgtgtatggccagcttaaggcaattCTGATTGGTCTGTGATATTGCATGGCACCTATTATACTGAATGGTTGGCATTCACCTGGATGTTTGCCAATGACTCTCACAATATGCATATAAGCCCCTAAtcagtgtttttttaaattatttttagagtGCAAAGGAGAAGGACGCTTGCGAGCAACTCATGAAAGATCTAGATGAAAACGGAGACTCCGAAGTGGACTTCAATGAATTCATTATCTTCGTGGCTGCAATCACCTGCCTTGGACACAAGAAATTTGCAGAACCCAAGGAATAAACCCAAACAGAATATTTGCATTGTTTCAGAAATAAAGCTttatataaaactttttttatcaATCGAAACATGCTTTCAGTTTAGTGTCTCCCCCTTATCTCATGGAAAGGGTAAT contains these protein-coding regions:
- the s100p gene encoding protein S100-P — encoded protein: MSELETAIAMIIDVFDRYAGTEGNKLTLTKGEMKTLLEKELPGILGSAKEKDACEQLMKDLDENGDSEVDFNEFIIFVAAITCLGHKKFAEPKE